From Bombus vancouverensis nearcticus chromosome 15, iyBomVanc1_principal, whole genome shotgun sequence, the proteins below share one genomic window:
- the Arr1 gene encoding arrestin 1, giving the protein MVVNFKVFKKCSPNGKISLYLGKRDYIDYLSGIEPVDGVILLDQNYVDTGRKIWGQLVCSFRYGREEDEVMGLNFQKDLYLVSEQVFPTTKKTEDSLTRLQERLLRKLGPNAIPFTFKFPQTAPSSVILQSGEDETGEPCGVTYYVKIYSGDTETDITHKRSTITMGIRKIQYAPTKQGRQPCTVVRKDFLLSPGDLELEVTLDKQLYHHGERIAVNVCVRNNSNKVVKKIKALVQQGIDVVIFQNGQFRTVIDAIETQDGCPISPGSNLTKVLYLKPELENNKHRRGIALDGGLKKEESELASSTLLVSPDVRDSFGIVVSYAVKVKLYLGALSGELSAELPFILMRPKPVDRIKVVNADNLEVEDTTEKKVKPISS; this is encoded by the coding sequence ATGGTGGTGAACTTCAAGGTGTTCAAGAAATGCTCGCCAAACGGCAAAATTTCATTGTACCTGGGCAAACGAGACTACATCGACTATCTATCCGGAATCGAGCCAGTAGACGGCGTGATTCTTCTGGACCAAAACTATGTGGACACCGGTAGGAAAATATGGGGACAGCTGGTGTGCAGCTTTCGCTACGGTCGGGAAGAGGACGAGGTGATGGGCTTGAACTTCCAAAAGGATCTGTATCTGGTCTCGGAACAGGTGTTCCCAACGACCAAGAAAACGGAGGATAGCCTGACCAGGCTACAGGAACGACTGCTCCGAAAACTAGGACCAAACGCAATTCCCTTTACCTTCAAGTTCCCCCAGACGGCTCCGTCTAGCGTAATTCTGCAATCAGGAGAAGATGAAACAGGTGAACCTTGTGGAGTGACATACTATGTCAAGATCTACTCTGGGGACACGGAGACCGATATTACTCATAAGAGAAGCACGATAACTATGGGCATCAGGAAGATTCAGTACGCACCGACGAAACAAGGTCGACAGCCTTGCACCGTGGTACGAAAGGATTTCTTACTCAGCCCTGGCGATCTAGAACTCGAGGTGACCCTGGACAAACAGCTGTACCATCACGGAGAGAGAATAGCCGTGAACGTATGTGTGAGGAACAACAGCAACAAGGTGGTGAAGAAGATCAAAGCGCTGGTACAGCAGGGTATCGACGTGGTGATTTTCCAAAATGGCCAGTTCAGAACGGTGATTGACGCGATAGAGACGCAGGACGGCTGTCCCATTAGCCCTGGCTCCAATTTAACCAAAGTTCTATATCTGAAACCAGAATTGGAGAACAACAAGCATCGTAGAGGCATCGCTTTGGATGGAGGGTTgaagaaggaagaaagcgaACTCGCATCAAGCACTTTGCTCGTTTCACCCGATGTCCGTGATTCCTTTGGCATTGTAGTTTCTTACGCTGTCAAGGTGAAGCTGTATTTAGGTGCACTGAGCGGAGAGCTCTCCGCGGAGCTGCCGTTCATTCTGATGCGACCGAAGCCCGTGGACCGGATCAAGGTGGTAAATGCGGACAACTTGGAGGTGGAGGACACTACGGAGAAGAAGGTGAAGCCGATCAGCAGTTAG
- the LOC117164502 gene encoding erythroid differentiation-related factor 1, whose product MSESTNTKLDTVEPMPVAIPSDSSKKPVKSTAVVKYSVVQTPATYAQLQCNTDLNLPPSNWLSSSAESYGLQSVWSQTSGFSSFRMAHMFPDCVGEVDVVSDAENIKKLLKLPYNHGVISMVVHRIENTLLLDDFDIHKYLLRQAENDWEWLKKFFYEHIFQNLGDKEKRLFHKTNSRNTLQQRNLVSKFLYRSIVVADSKEQHTKPQLPVKTLKPCLPEPSQEEKVPDPNYNHNFARNIVWTFENIQMLIGTDMPIFGGQTHPCISLRLRDMTKPINVLTGIDYWLDNLMCNVPEVVMCYHLDGIVQKYELIKTEDLPNLDHSKFSPKVIRDVAQNILSFLKNNSTKAGHTYWLFKGKDDDVVKLYDLTSLCNDVSDEKGQNPFTVPVAMLLYRVARNMKYSSDYRRQQGTIRMLLRNCIQLLTKEKYPQIVTSAHFMLSDLYIPSDTDPASPALSDQSDEEDTQSESSINNENEKDLTDEIEEAAIKSLTLANIKEHAECEEPKYKPPPISGTIEERCLAALDHVYHGLECLQYFPIEDNSEDERKKEEEEEKKKRVYEENHLNMAKPFQAIPMPYISLKEDKKEVDVEVSSVNNSPMHKKKSKQKKVRKLEKIISKMDSHENGPKALLCKLKNETLPTWQAPQKSDNISWNVHLKTLLYEKASLIFAVLAENEYANRNYGASLRYMLAVLRCQKMLEIFCDIRNDKSISYLLGRAGDCCFMAVQDWCNVEKHRRDYEMKNEIEESIVEEIYRMEDVDMNIELLPQRLESLESTLVASYKCYEKALSLELMDMDRNNLLRRLGNIHNELGVLYMNQAGTRYQQENLADETSISSEGVTTLLTRSLTHLEAGVKAFETVHDEANLALLHSNTGRLMRLCAHMHVKQNTQERHFYNKALASYQKALQVLGSKKSNPVIWDTITWDLSTTLFTMATLLQDYPTTGCKTEEELEREVVDVLQKALKHCDIETAGPRQPVYQFRAAIIQHRLASLYHRVYREYEPDADNIKRKTSLQLCKLYYDKAAKLLLALEQTTEFLTVQMERVALAEHQARCATTFNNKLKAYQNGLQLILQCRPIIDILCDRNNSQKQNAISNKIGKESIEEGKPTDEQKLIEDEESLVVLLEQRLQFILRSLTKLFVTKNSNSSKKESETFTNLYKQCYSKTLRPVTMSGFKLIQHIVQLLRELEKMLPPIET is encoded by the exons ATGTCAGAAAGTACGAATACCAAGCTTGATACG GTCGAGCCTATGCCTGTGGCCATACCATCTGATTCATCCAAGAAACCAGTCAAGTCAACCGCCGTTGTAAAATACTCGGTCGTCCAAACACCAGCAACTTATGCTCAATTACAATGCAACACAGACTTAAATTTGCCACCGAGCAACTGGCTCAGCAGTTCTGCAGAAAGTTACGGCCTGCAGAGTGTATGGTCTCAGACCTCTGGATTTTCCAGTTTTCGTATGGCACACATGTTCCCTGATTGTGTAGGGGAAGTTGATGTTGTGTCGGACGCGGAGAATATAAAGAAACTGCTGAAATTGCCTTACAACCATGGAGTCATATCGATGGTGGTACACAGAATAGAGAACACTTTGTTGCTAGATGACTTTGATATTCACAAGTATTTACTTAGACAAGCGGAAAACGACTGGGAATggttaaagaaatttttttacgAGCATATTTTCCAGAATCTGGGAGATAAAGAAAAGCGTCTGTTTCATAAGACAAACAGTAGAAATACTTTGCAACAGAGGAACCTAGTATCCAAATTTTTGTATCGCTCGATAGTAGTAGCAGACAGCAAAGAGCAACATACTAAGCCACAGTTACCTGTGAAAACATTGAAACCATGCTTGCCAGAACCTTCTCAGGAAGAAAAAGTCCCAGATCCGAATTATAATCATAATTTTGCGAGAAATATCGTCTGGACCTTCGAGAACATACAGATGCTAATTGGTACTGATATGCCGATATTTGGAGGGCAAACTCACCCATGTATAAGCCTCAGATTAAGAGATATGACTAAACCTATTAATGTATTAACTGGTATAGATTATTGGCTGGACAATTTGATGTGTAATGTACCAGAAGTGGTAATGTGTTATCATTTGGATGGTATTGTACAAAAgtatgaattaattaaaacagAAGATCTTCCTAATTTAGATCACTCTAAGTTCAGTCCTAAAGTTATCCGAGATGTAGCGCAGAATATTTTAAGTTTCTTAAAGAACAATTCAACCAAGGCTGGGCATACTTACTGGTTGTTCAAAGGCAAAGACGACGATGTTGTAAAGTTGTATGACTTAACTTCTTTGTGTAATGATGTGTCGGATGAAAAGGGTCAGAATCCATTTACTGTACCTGTTGCTATGTTACTATATAGAGTAGCCCGTAACATGAAATACTCTTCTGATTATCGTAGACAGCAGGGTACTATTAGAATGTTATTAAGAAATTGCATACAACTATTGACTAAAGAAAAGTACCCACAGATTGTAACATCTGCACATTTTATGCTATCTGATTTGTATATACCATCTGATACCGATCCTGCTAGTCCTGCGTTGTCAGATCAGAGTGATGAAGAGGATACGCAAAGTGAATCCAGTATAAACAACGAGAACGAGAAGGATTTAACGGACGAAATCGAAGAAGCTGCAATTAAGTCTTTAACATTAGCTAATA TTAAAGAGCATGCAGAATGCGAAGAACCTAAATATAAACCACCACCAATTTCGGGCACCATCGAAGAAAGATGTTTAGCCGCTCTAGATCACGTTTATCACGGACTCGAATGTCTACAGTATTTTCCGATCGAAGATAATTCTGAAGATGAACGGaagaaagaggaggaagaagaaaagaagaaaagagtatACGAAGAGAATCATTTAAATATGGCTAAACCTTTCCAGGCAATTCCTATGCCTTATATTTCCTTGAAAGAAGATAAGAAAGAAGTTGACGTCGAAGTGAGTTCAGTAAACAATAGTCCTATGCATAAAAAGAAATCCAAGCAAAAGAAGGTGAGGaaacttgaaaaaattatttcaaaaatggACTCTCACGAGAACGGACCAAAAGCACTGTTATGTAAGCTTAAAAATGAAACCTTACCTACATGGCAGGCACCTCAAAAAAGTGATAATATAAGTTGGAACGTTCATTTAAAGACATTATTATACGAAAAGGCTTCGTTGATTTTTGCCGTGCTCGCTGAAAATGAATATGCCAATAGAAATTACGGAGCATCGTTAAGATATATGTTAGCAGTCCTACGTTGTCAGAAGATGTTGGAAATATTTTGTGATATACGGAACGATAAATCAATAAGCTATTTATTGGGACGTGCTGGAGACTGTTGTTTTATGGCTGTACAAGACTGGTGCAATGTCGAGAAACACAGGAGAGATTACGAGATGAAGAACGAAATTGAAGAAAGCATTGTCGAGGAGATATATAGAATGGAAGATGTAGATATGA ATATTGAATTATTGCCACAACGTTTAGAAAGTTTAGAGTCTACTTTAGTAGCATCTTATAAGTGCTACGAGAAAGCATTGTCATTAGAACTGATGGATATGGATAGAAACAATCTCTTAAGGCGATTAGGAAACATTCATAATGAGTTAGGTGTACTTTACATGAATCAAGCTGGAA CGCGGTACCAACAAGAGAATTTAGCGGACGAAACATCAATCTCTTCGGAAGGGGTAACAACGCTACTTACACGGTCGCTAACTCATTTGGAAGCAGGTGTGAAAGCGTTCGAAACTGTCCATGACGAAGCAAATTTAGCACTTTTACATTCAAATACCGGAAGACTTATGCGACTTTGCGCACATATGCACGTTAAACAGAACACTCAAGAACGTCACTTTTATAATAAAGCGCTTGCAAGTTATCAGAAAGCCTTGCAAGTTTTAGGTTCGAAGAAGTCAAACCCTGTAATTTGGGATACTATTACATGGGATCTGTCCACTACTTTGTTCACTATGGCTACATTATTACAGGATTATCCTACAACTGGATGCAAA ACTGAAGAAGAATTAGAACGGGAGGTCGTCGATGTCCTACAGAAAGCTCTAAAGCATTGCGATATTGAAACTGCCGGGCCAAGACAACCAGTATATCAATTTCGCGCTGCAATAATTCAACATCGACTTGCATCGTTATATCATCGTGTGTACAGAGAATATGAACCGGATGCGGacaatattaaaagaaaaacaagCTTGCAACTTTGCAAGCTGTATTACGATAAAGCTGCAAAGCTTTTATTAGCTTTGGAGCAAACTACGGAGTTTCTGACGGTGCAGATGGAAAGAGTTGCTTTAGCTGAACATCAAGCGCGTT GTGCCACAACCtttaacaataaattaaaaGCATATCAGAATGGTCTTCAGTTAATTCTACAATGTAGACCTATTATCGATATATTATGCGATAGAAACAATTCTCAGAAGCAGAATGCTATTAGCAATAAGATAGGGAAAGAAAGTATCGAGGAAGGAAAACCGACTGATGAACAGAAATTGATAGAGGATGAAGAAAGTCTAGTGGTATTGTTGGAACAGCGATTACAATTTATCTTGCGATCTTTGACAAAATTATTCGTTACTAAGAATAGCAATAGTAGCAAAAAAGA GTCAGAAACATTTACCAATTTGTACAAACAGTGTTACAGTAAAACATTACGGCCGGTCACGATGTCTGGTTTCAAGTTAATACAGCATATTGTACAACTTTTACGGGAGCTGGAAAAGATGTTACCACCTATAGAAACTTGA